A single genomic interval of bacterium harbors:
- the cysS gene encoding cysteine--tRNA ligase, whose translation MSLVLTNTLSGRKEPLVLREPGHARLYWCGVTVYSRSHVGHARALITADVLCRWLRARGTRVTFVRNFTDIDDKIIRRAAEEGITPQALTEREIASFQEDVRWLGCLPPDHEPRATAHVPDMLAMIARLVAKGLAYPVAGGSVYFRVRRFAGYGKLSHQRLEDMASGEEIDAGKEDAHDFALWKGAKPGEPQWESPWGPGRPGWHIECSAMAAAYLGASIDVHGGGADLIFPHHENEIAQSEGDSGACFAQLWVHNGMITSGAEKMSKSLGNILPIAEVAKRVPADAMRLLFLGTHYRAPLDFASGRLDDGLHQLERLAETLARADEVKGQVTPAAPLDGSLAAPASAFEREFAAAMDDDLNAAKALGLVFDRIRDLNRALDAGNRGDAAAARAELARVLPSLGVLGGDPTGVLADLRARGRQKSGLSEAEIEAMIAARNAARGRKDFREADAIRGQLREQGIVLEDGPTGTTWKAG comes from the coding sequence GTGTCCCTGGTCCTCACGAACACCCTCTCCGGCCGCAAGGAGCCGCTGGTCCTGCGCGAGCCGGGTCACGCGCGGCTCTACTGGTGCGGCGTCACCGTCTACTCGCGCTCCCACGTCGGCCATGCGCGCGCGCTCATCACCGCCGACGTCCTCTGCCGCTGGCTGCGCGCGCGCGGCACCCGCGTCACCTTCGTGCGCAACTTCACCGACATCGACGACAAGATCATCCGCCGCGCCGCCGAGGAGGGGATCACGCCGCAGGCCCTCACCGAGCGCGAGATCGCGTCCTTCCAGGAGGACGTGCGCTGGCTCGGCTGCCTGCCGCCCGATCACGAGCCGCGCGCCACCGCGCACGTGCCCGACATGCTCGCCATGATCGCGCGGCTCGTCGCCAAGGGCCTCGCCTACCCCGTCGCCGGCGGCAGCGTGTACTTCCGCGTCCGCCGCTTCGCCGGCTACGGCAAGCTCTCGCACCAGCGGCTCGAGGACATGGCGTCCGGCGAGGAGATCGACGCCGGCAAGGAAGACGCGCACGACTTCGCGCTGTGGAAGGGCGCCAAGCCCGGCGAGCCGCAGTGGGAGAGCCCCTGGGGTCCCGGCCGGCCGGGGTGGCACATCGAGTGCTCGGCGATGGCGGCGGCGTATCTCGGCGCGTCCATCGACGTGCATGGCGGCGGCGCCGACCTCATCTTCCCGCACCACGAGAACGAGATCGCGCAGTCCGAGGGCGACAGCGGCGCGTGCTTCGCACAGCTCTGGGTGCACAACGGCATGATCACCTCGGGCGCCGAGAAGATGTCGAAGTCGCTCGGCAACATCCTGCCGATCGCCGAGGTCGCCAAGCGCGTCCCCGCCGACGCCATGCGCCTCCTCTTCCTCGGCACGCACTACCGCGCGCCGCTCGACTTCGCCTCCGGGCGCCTCGACGACGGACTCCACCAGCTCGAGCGTCTCGCCGAGACGCTCGCCCGCGCCGACGAGGTCAAAGGACAGGTCACACCCGCCGCCCCGCTCGACGGCTCGCTCGCCGCGCCGGCGTCGGCCTTCGAGCGCGAGTTCGCCGCCGCCATGGACGACGACCTGAACGCCGCCAAGGCCCTGGGTCTCGTCTTCGACCGTATCCGCGACCTGAACCGTGCCCTCGACGCCGGCAACCGGGGGGACGCCGCCGCCGCCCGCGCCGAGCTGGCGCGCGTGCTGCCGAGCCTCGGCGTGCTGGGCGGCGATCCGACCGGCGTCCTCGCCGATCTCCGTGCCCGCGGGCGGCAGAAGTCCGGCTTGAGCGAGGCGGAGATCGAGGCCATGATCGCGGCACGGAACGCGGCCCGCGGGCGCAAGGACTTCCGCGAAGCGGATGCCATCCGCGGGCAGCTGCGCGAGCAGGGGATCGTGCTGGAGGACGGACCGACCGGCACGACGTGGAAGGCTGGCTAG
- a CDS encoding acyl-CoA dehydrogenase family protein: MDFGFSEEQEMLRQSARDFLQKEAPIGYARKMMEDERGYTDAVWKKMAELGWTGLVLPEEHGGSGLTFVDLIVVLEEMGRVVLPGPFFSTVVVGGVALVEGGSEAQKAEYLPQLAAGGLQVTLAQLEPSGRWDPDGIALEAKPAGGGAVLAGTKLFVPDAHTADLLVVAGRAPGSKGSEGITLYLVDAKAKGVAITPLKTMDQTRRLAEVKLDGVQVGADRVLGTPGQGWALLDRIVDRGKVGLCAEMCGGAQRVLEMSVEYAKVREQFGKPIGSFQAIQHKCANMLVEVESSKSVTYYAAWAVANDVAEAPLAAAMAKAYCSDAYRHVSGEGIQIHGGIGFTWEHDMHLYFKRAKSSEVTFGDATWNRELVAQHIDL, translated from the coding sequence ATGGATTTCGGATTCAGCGAAGAGCAGGAGATGCTCCGGCAGTCGGCGCGCGACTTCCTCCAGAAGGAGGCGCCGATCGGCTACGCGCGCAAGATGATGGAGGACGAGCGCGGCTACACCGACGCCGTCTGGAAGAAGATGGCGGAGCTCGGCTGGACCGGGCTGGTCCTGCCCGAAGAGCACGGCGGCTCGGGTCTCACGTTCGTCGACCTCATCGTCGTGCTCGAGGAGATGGGCCGTGTCGTCCTGCCGGGGCCGTTTTTCTCGACCGTGGTCGTCGGCGGCGTGGCGCTCGTCGAGGGCGGCAGCGAGGCGCAGAAGGCCGAGTATCTGCCGCAGCTCGCCGCGGGCGGGCTGCAGGTGACGCTCGCACAGCTCGAGCCCTCGGGGCGCTGGGACCCAGACGGCATCGCGCTCGAGGCGAAGCCCGCGGGCGGCGGCGCCGTGCTCGCCGGCACGAAGCTCTTCGTGCCCGACGCGCACACCGCCGACCTGCTCGTGGTCGCGGGGCGCGCCCCCGGCTCGAAGGGGAGCGAAGGGATCACCCTCTACCTCGTCGACGCCAAGGCGAAGGGCGTCGCGATCACGCCGCTCAAGACGATGGACCAGACACGGCGCCTCGCCGAGGTGAAGCTCGACGGCGTGCAGGTCGGCGCCGACCGTGTGCTCGGCACGCCGGGGCAGGGCTGGGCGCTGCTCGACCGCATCGTCGACCGCGGCAAGGTCGGGCTCTGCGCCGAGATGTGCGGCGGCGCGCAGCGCGTCCTCGAGATGAGCGTCGAGTACGCCAAGGTGCGCGAGCAGTTCGGCAAGCCGATCGGCAGCTTCCAGGCGATCCAGCACAAGTGCGCCAACATGCTGGTCGAGGTCGAGAGCTCGAAGTCGGTGACCTACTACGCGGCCTGGGCGGTCGCGAACGACGTCGCCGAGGCGCCGCTGGCGGCGGCCATGGCCAAGGCCTACTGCTCCGACGCCTACCGCCACGTGTCCGGCGAGGGCATCCAGATCCACGGCGGCATCGGCTTCACGTGGGAGCACGACATGCACCTCTACTTCAAGCGGGCGAAGAGCTCCGAGGTGACGTTCGGCGACGCCACCTGGAACCGCGAGCTGGTCGCGCAGCACATCGACCTCTAG
- a CDS encoding hydroxymethylglutaryl-CoA synthase family protein — MAGILAAAAHVPRYRLPRETIAREWGGLPMPGERAVANHDEDSLTMAVGAALGLGADATGAAAVYFATTSAPYAEKQGAATIAAVLDLPAAVRTLDVGASLRAGTSALIAALDAVAAGAERVVVAAGDCRLGEPESMNEQTFGDAGAAVLVGNEPGLAEIVAVHQIADDLVGTWRTDEQRYAHAFPSAFEGKYGYARLLVDAAKGLLAKARVAPADLATVILPQPNPRAPQGVAKGLGLDAKKQLQDGFFMTVGDSGAAQPLLMLVAALERAKAGDLVLILGYGDGADAILLRATGVSTRAGAGVSQQIEVKRPLPSYGRYAKFRRLVRREGGAPDASSPVILFRDRREVLPLWGGRCPQCGVVQYPKHRVCIECQKPGALEDVKLARRGTVFTFTHDHIFESPDPPTTHAVIDLEGGGRLYCQLTDCDPEAVQVDMPVELTFRRLHDGGGFTNYFWKARPA, encoded by the coding sequence ATGGCCGGTATCCTCGCCGCTGCTGCGCACGTTCCCCGCTACCGCCTGCCGCGCGAGACGATCGCGCGCGAGTGGGGCGGCCTGCCCATGCCCGGCGAGCGCGCCGTGGCCAATCACGACGAGGACAGCCTCACCATGGCGGTCGGCGCCGCCCTCGGGCTCGGTGCCGACGCGACCGGGGCGGCGGCGGTCTACTTCGCGACCACGAGCGCGCCGTACGCCGAGAAGCAGGGCGCGGCGACGATCGCAGCCGTGCTCGACCTGCCTGCGGCCGTGCGCACGCTCGACGTCGGTGCGTCGCTGCGGGCCGGGACGTCCGCGCTGATCGCCGCGCTCGATGCGGTGGCGGCGGGGGCGGAGCGGGTGGTCGTCGCCGCGGGGGACTGCCGCCTCGGCGAGCCGGAGTCGATGAACGAGCAGACCTTCGGCGACGCCGGCGCCGCGGTCCTCGTGGGCAACGAGCCCGGTCTCGCGGAGATCGTCGCCGTCCATCAGATCGCCGACGATCTCGTCGGCACCTGGCGTACCGACGAGCAGCGCTACGCGCACGCGTTTCCGAGCGCCTTCGAGGGCAAATACGGCTACGCCCGGCTCCTCGTCGACGCGGCGAAGGGCCTGCTCGCCAAGGCCAGGGTCGCGCCCGCCGATCTCGCCACGGTGATCCTGCCGCAGCCGAACCCGCGCGCGCCGCAGGGGGTGGCGAAGGGCCTCGGCCTCGATGCGAAGAAGCAGCTCCAGGACGGCTTCTTCATGACCGTCGGCGACAGCGGCGCGGCGCAGCCGCTGCTCATGCTCGTCGCCGCCCTCGAGCGCGCGAAGGCGGGAGACCTCGTGCTGATCCTCGGATACGGCGACGGCGCCGACGCGATCCTCCTTCGCGCCACCGGCGTGAGCACCCGGGCCGGCGCGGGCGTCTCGCAGCAGATCGAGGTGAAGCGCCCGCTGCCGTCGTACGGCCGCTACGCGAAGTTCCGCCGTCTCGTGCGACGCGAGGGCGGGGCGCCCGACGCGTCGTCGCCGGTGATCCTCTTCCGCGACCGCCGCGAGGTGCTGCCGCTGTGGGGCGGACGCTGCCCGCAGTGCGGCGTCGTGCAGTACCCGAAGCATCGCGTCTGCATCGAGTGCCAGAAGCCCGGCGCCCTGGAGGACGTGAAGCTCGCCCGCCGCGGCACCGTCTTCACCTTCACGCACGACCACATCTTCGAGAGCCCCGACCCGCCCACCACGCACGCCGTGATCGATCTCGAGGGCGGCGGACGGCTCTACTGCCAGCTCACCGACTGCGACCCCGAGGCGGTGCAGGTCGACATGCCCGTCGAGCTCACCTTCCGTCGGCTCCACGACGGCGGCGGTTTCACCAACTACTTCTGGAAGGCGCGTCCCGCCTGA
- a CDS encoding DUF3536 domain-containing protein, producing MTLRAICFHGHFYQPPREDPWLGLVEPEPEAAPDRDWNARITRECYRPFGQARILDAADRLAEVTNLYGAISWNVGPTLASWLATHAPDVLAAMRAADAEGVVRTGHGHGWAQPWGHPILPLSTARDVATQVRWGLADFAHRFGRPAHAMWLPEMAVDVPSLVGLADAGIEVTMLSPHQARRVRPLGAGDDAWRPVTAATLDAGRVYRCRLPGERAIDVVFRDAVASAEVAFGDDLRNGALLARRLRERLASARGDTLVTVAVDGETYGHHHRFGEMALAFALRALREDPSITLLGPQAFREKAPAQWEVDLVPETSWSCPHGIERWRSDCGCRTGAARGWTQAWRAPLRLAIDWLRDELAVLFAARGGELLRDPWGARDRYVECLLAPARRESFLAAEAGSRLSPANAVQARRALELARHALAMQTSCGWFFDDLAGREALLVLRHAARALELAETLGRRLEGGFVERLAGARSNVVGGATGAEVWRQRVRPARPVAVRVAGTSALLAVLGHTVRVPGYDVTFSSTPAAGRLDAEARVTETTTGAVTRVEVDADAATAVCRLGDERVDLREAFGAQRERVLEAVGRSAVARVRDGRRASLEEAGPLLQPLLAGGERLSVELGLLLGYEEADAIAMALAAGTADLDALIARATTLRARGVAMPADWLAPRIAQAIEDRVAALPAGAPAALRLLDLAAAIGATPDLGPAQVRTLAWWDGAAPADRLTGPVTALLDRLRVAPRA from the coding sequence ATGACGCTGCGCGCGATCTGCTTCCACGGCCATTTCTATCAGCCGCCCCGCGAGGATCCCTGGCTCGGCCTGGTGGAGCCGGAGCCCGAGGCGGCACCCGATCGCGACTGGAACGCGCGCATCACCCGCGAGTGCTACCGCCCCTTCGGTCAGGCTCGCATCCTCGACGCCGCCGATCGTCTCGCCGAGGTGACGAACCTCTACGGCGCCATCAGCTGGAACGTCGGGCCGACGCTGGCGTCCTGGCTCGCGACGCACGCCCCCGACGTGCTGGCGGCGATGCGTGCGGCCGACGCCGAGGGCGTCGTACGCACGGGGCACGGCCACGGCTGGGCGCAGCCGTGGGGCCATCCGATCCTGCCGCTGTCGACGGCACGCGACGTCGCGACCCAGGTGCGCTGGGGGCTCGCCGACTTCGCGCATCGCTTCGGCCGCCCCGCCCACGCCATGTGGCTGCCCGAGATGGCGGTCGACGTTCCGAGCCTCGTCGGGCTCGCCGACGCGGGCATCGAGGTGACCATGCTGTCGCCGCACCAGGCCCGGCGCGTGCGCCCGCTCGGCGCCGGCGACGACGCCTGGCGGCCGGTGACGGCGGCGACGCTGGACGCGGGGCGCGTCTACCGCTGTCGGCTGCCGGGCGAGCGCGCGATCGACGTCGTCTTCCGCGACGCCGTCGCCTCGGCGGAGGTCGCCTTCGGCGACGACCTCCGCAACGGCGCGCTGCTGGCGCGGCGGCTGCGGGAGCGGCTGGCGTCGGCGCGCGGCGACACGCTGGTCACCGTCGCGGTCGACGGCGAGACCTACGGCCACCACCATCGCTTCGGCGAGATGGCGCTCGCGTTCGCGCTGCGCGCGCTGCGCGAGGATCCGTCGATCACGCTGCTCGGGCCCCAGGCCTTTCGCGAGAAGGCGCCGGCGCAGTGGGAGGTCGACCTCGTCCCGGAGACGTCGTGGAGCTGCCCGCACGGCATCGAGCGCTGGCGTTCGGACTGCGGCTGCCGCACGGGCGCGGCGCGCGGCTGGACGCAGGCCTGGCGGGCGCCGCTGCGTCTGGCGATCGATTGGCTGCGCGACGAGCTCGCGGTGCTCTTCGCCGCGCGCGGCGGCGAGCTGCTGCGCGATCCGTGGGGTGCCCGCGACCGCTACGTCGAGTGCCTGCTGGCGCCGGCGCGCCGCGAGAGCTTCCTCGCCGCGGAGGCGGGAAGCCGTCTGTCGCCTGCGAACGCCGTCCAGGCACGGCGCGCGCTCGAGCTCGCGCGCCACGCGCTCGCCATGCAGACCAGCTGCGGCTGGTTCTTCGACGACCTCGCGGGGCGCGAGGCGTTGCTGGTGCTGCGGCACGCCGCCCGCGCGCTCGAGCTCGCGGAGACGCTCGGGCGGCGCCTCGAGGGCGGCTTCGTCGAACGGCTCGCGGGGGCGCGCAGCAACGTCGTCGGCGGCGCCACCGGGGCCGAGGTCTGGCGGCAGCGGGTGCGGCCCGCACGGCCGGTCGCCGTGCGGGTGGCGGGCACGAGCGCGCTGCTGGCGGTGCTGGGGCATACGGTGCGGGTCCCGGGCTACGACGTGACCTTCTCGTCGACACCGGCCGCGGGCCGGCTCGACGCCGAAGCCCGGGTGACGGAAACCACGACCGGCGCCGTCACCCGCGTCGAGGTGGACGCCGACGCCGCGACCGCCGTCTGCCGGCTCGGCGACGAGCGGGTGGACCTGCGGGAGGCCTTCGGCGCGCAGCGCGAGCGGGTGCTCGAGGCGGTCGGGCGCAGCGCCGTCGCGCGCGTGCGTGACGGCCGGCGCGCGTCGCTCGAGGAGGCGGGTCCGCTGCTCCAGCCGCTGCTGGCCGGTGGCGAGCGCCTGTCGGTCGAGCTCGGGCTCCTTCTCGGCTACGAGGAGGCCGACGCGATCGCGATGGCGCTGGCGGCCGGCACGGCCGATCTCGACGCGTTGATCGCGCGCGCGACGACGTTGCGGGCGCGCGGCGTGGCGATGCCCGCGGACTGGCTCGCGCCGCGCATCGCGCAGGCGATCGAGGACCGCGTCGCGGCGCTGCCGGCGGGCGCCCCCGCGGCGTTGCGGCTGCTCGATCTCGCCGCGGCGATCGGCGCCACGCCCGACCTCGGGCCGGCCCAGGTGCGCACGCTCGCGTGGTGGGACGGCGCCGCGCCGGCCGATCGCCTGACCGGTCCGGTGACGGCGCTGCTCGACCGGCTGCGCGTCGCGCCGCGCGCCTGA
- a CDS encoding CoA transferase — protein sequence MSALSRFKLLDLSRQLPGPFASMLLADLGMDVTVVTAPTDPMGLGIPLLGRNKRSVTLNLKAPEGRKVFHELVREADVVLEGGRPGGAKKLGVDYETLRAVNPRLVYCSISGYGQDGPYRDRVGHDVNYLGFAGVIGVTGAGPDDLPAIPGVQIADLGGGAMVAVAGILAALLSREASGTGQYVDVGMMDGAVAWQVINVFNLLAQGAEPRRGETMLTGQHPCYAIYETLDGRHVTVGALEPHFWRNLCAELGMPEYVETQFAGGEKREEMFRRLRAKFREKTMAEWVAQLADKDICFGPVATLSETLDDPQVKHREMVVELDGRRTLGNPVKLSATPPTMRTPPAALGAHTDEALGRLGYTAAQIDELRGRGVI from the coding sequence ATGAGCGCACTCTCCCGCTTCAAGCTCCTCGATCTGTCCCGCCAGCTTCCCGGCCCGTTCGCATCCATGCTCCTCGCCGACCTCGGCATGGACGTGACGGTGGTCACGGCGCCGACGGATCCGATGGGCCTCGGCATCCCGCTCCTCGGGCGCAACAAACGCAGCGTGACGCTCAACCTGAAGGCGCCCGAGGGTCGCAAGGTCTTCCACGAGCTGGTGCGGGAGGCCGACGTGGTGCTCGAGGGCGGCCGGCCGGGCGGGGCGAAGAAGCTGGGCGTCGACTACGAGACGCTGCGCGCCGTCAACCCGCGCCTGGTCTACTGCTCGATCTCGGGCTACGGCCAGGACGGACCGTACCGCGACCGGGTCGGTCACGACGTCAACTACCTCGGCTTCGCCGGCGTGATCGGCGTCACCGGCGCGGGGCCCGACGACCTGCCTGCCATCCCCGGCGTGCAGATCGCGGACCTCGGCGGCGGCGCGATGGTGGCCGTCGCCGGCATCCTCGCGGCGCTGCTCTCGCGCGAGGCGAGCGGCACGGGGCAGTACGTCGACGTCGGCATGATGGACGGCGCGGTCGCCTGGCAGGTGATCAACGTCTTCAATCTGCTGGCGCAGGGCGCCGAGCCGCGGCGCGGCGAGACGATGCTCACCGGGCAGCATCCCTGCTACGCGATCTACGAGACGCTCGACGGCCGGCACGTCACCGTCGGTGCGCTCGAGCCGCACTTCTGGCGCAACCTCTGCGCCGAGCTCGGCATGCCGGAGTACGTCGAGACGCAGTTCGCCGGCGGCGAGAAGCGCGAGGAGATGTTCCGCCGCCTCCGCGCCAAATTCCGCGAGAAGACGATGGCGGAATGGGTCGCGCAGCTCGCCGACAAGGACATCTGCTTCGGCCCGGTCGCGACGCTCTCGGAGACGCTCGACGATCCGCAGGTGAAGCATCGCGAGATGGTCGTCGAGCTCGACGGCCGTCGCACGCTCGGCAACCCCGTGAAGCTGTCGGCGACGCCCCCGACGATGCGCACGCCGCCCGCGGCGCTCGGCGCGCATACCGACGAGGCGCTCGGCAGACTCGGCTACACCGCGGCGCAGATCGACGAGCTGCGCGGCCGCGGCGTGATCTGA
- a CDS encoding DUF4124 domain-containing protein, with the protein MRRIGLVMALAAATLGGRALADDVYSWKDRGGVQHFGNAPASGAEQTGIAHAPDTFSSTADDGGFAQSDGPTPASDLSAADDLKRDRLGRELRTMSQRITAIDSQLAELARVRTRFAGGTPETGGLGTNAAGYLSPEEQTLVGERDQLVKEQGAIQRELSGIGTPANPAEAELLVDDAAAVASEPAQPVE; encoded by the coding sequence ATGCGGCGGATCGGACTCGTGATGGCGCTGGCGGCGGCTACGCTGGGCGGGCGGGCGCTGGCCGACGACGTCTACAGCTGGAAGGACCGCGGCGGCGTCCAGCACTTCGGCAACGCGCCCGCCAGCGGCGCCGAGCAGACCGGCATCGCCCATGCGCCGGACACCTTCTCCAGCACGGCCGACGACGGCGGCTTCGCGCAATCCGACGGCCCCACGCCCGCAAGCGATCTCTCGGCCGCCGACGACCTGAAGCGCGACCGCCTCGGCAGGGAGCTGCGCACCATGAGCCAGCGCATCACGGCCATCGACTCCCAGCTCGCCGAGCTTGCCCGCGTCCGCACCCGCTTCGCCGGCGGCACGCCCGAGACCGGCGGCCTCGGCACCAACGCGGCCGGCTACCTGTCGCCCGAGGAGCAGACCCTGGTGGGCGAGCGCGATCAGCTCGTGAAGGAGCAGGGCGCGATCCAGCGCGAGCTGTCGGGTATCGGGACGCCGGCGAATCCCGCCGAAGCCGAGCTCCTCGTCGACGACGCCGCTGCGGTGGCCAGCGAGCCCGCCCAGCCGGTCGAATAG
- a CDS encoding acyl carrier protein, which produces MLDGVAQRVRALIADHLGVGAEDMGPHVSLRDDLAADSLDLLEVSVALEDDLGIGLPERVLADVRTVGELIDAVVAAARNRRVAVARSESPAEPVRVGARVIPAAGSGRPTLDRTEWLTPYAVEAIVDDALHAGRGARLEVVLGANVPAADVARVAERFQALGARGIDVQVRREGQGAHRRTILRSTPDAARA; this is translated from the coding sequence ATGCTCGACGGAGTGGCCCAGCGCGTACGCGCGCTGATCGCGGACCACCTCGGCGTCGGCGCCGAGGATATGGGCCCGCACGTGTCGCTGCGCGACGACCTCGCCGCCGACTCGCTCGACCTGCTCGAGGTCTCGGTCGCGCTCGAGGACGACCTCGGGATCGGCCTCCCGGAGCGGGTCCTCGCGGACGTGCGCACCGTCGGCGAGCTGATCGACGCCGTGGTCGCCGCCGCCCGCAACCGGCGGGTCGCGGTGGCGCGAAGCGAGAGCCCGGCGGAGCCGGTGCGCGTCGGCGCGCGCGTGATCCCCGCCGCGGGCAGCGGCCGGCCCACGCTCGATCGCACCGAGTGGCTCACGCCCTACGCGGTCGAGGCCATCGTCGACGACGCGCTCCACGCCGGGCGCGGCGCCCGCCTCGAGGTGGTGCTGGGCGCCAACGTTCCGGCTGCCGACGTCGCGCGCGTCGCCGAGCGCTTCCAGGCGCTCGGTGCACGCGGCATCGACGTCCAGGTCCGACGCGAGGGCCAGGGAGCCCATCGCCGCACGATCCTGCGCAGCACGCCCGACGCCGCGCGCGCCTGA
- a CDS encoding MaoC family dehydratase N-terminal domain-containing protein has translation MAQVDRSLLGVWGPATTMIVETGKIREFARAVKDPSPLYSDDQGALAPPTFLMTIAHWIRDLGETRAAVKLDLKRLLHGEQDFEYLRPIRAGDVLTFRSRTREVFEKQGKRGGTMTFVVGETEFRNAQGDVVAYMRNTAIETAGAVRE, from the coding sequence ATGGCGCAGGTCGACCGCAGCCTGCTGGGCGTATGGGGCCCGGCGACCACGATGATCGTCGAGACCGGGAAGATCCGCGAGTTCGCGCGCGCGGTGAAGGACCCGAGCCCGCTCTACTCCGACGACCAGGGCGCGCTGGCGCCGCCGACGTTCCTCATGACCATCGCGCACTGGATCCGCGACCTCGGCGAGACGCGCGCCGCCGTGAAGCTGGACCTGAAACGCCTCCTGCACGGCGAGCAGGACTTCGAGTACCTGCGTCCCATCCGTGCCGGCGACGTACTGACCTTCCGCTCGCGTACCAGGGAGGTCTTCGAGAAGCAGGGCAAGCGCGGCGGCACCATGACCTTCGTCGTCGGCGAGACCGAGTTCCGCAACGCCCAGGGCGACGTCGTCGCCTACATGCGCAACACCGCCATCGAGACGGCGGGCGCGGTGAGGGAGTAG
- a CDS encoding SDR family oxidoreductase codes for MVTGAGRGIGRAIALGLATDGLAVGVLDRDADGAADTAAAIAAAGGRARACAADVTVPETVAAALAALEAALGPPSVLVNNAGWDVFGRFVDSDPRLWDRLIDVNLKGVLHVARLILPGMIARAGGRVVNVASDAGRVGSSGEVVYSACKAGVIGFTKAAAREVARHQVTVNAVCPGPTETRLLAEVMAGEQGAKVLAGMRRAIPLGRLGRPEDVAGAVRWLVSPGAAYVTGQVISVSGGLTMAG; via the coding sequence ATCGTCACCGGCGCGGGCCGCGGCATCGGGCGCGCGATCGCGCTCGGGCTGGCGACGGACGGGCTCGCGGTGGGTGTGCTCGACCGCGACGCCGACGGCGCCGCCGACACCGCCGCGGCGATCGCCGCGGCCGGCGGGCGCGCCCGTGCCTGCGCGGCCGACGTCACCGTACCCGAGACCGTGGCGGCGGCGCTGGCCGCGCTCGAGGCCGCTCTCGGGCCGCCGAGCGTGCTCGTCAACAACGCCGGCTGGGACGTGTTCGGCCGCTTCGTCGACAGCGATCCGCGGCTCTGGGACCGGCTCATCGACGTCAATCTGAAGGGCGTGCTGCACGTCGCACGGCTCATCCTTCCCGGCATGATCGCACGCGCCGGCGGTCGCGTCGTCAACGTGGCGTCCGACGCGGGCCGCGTCGGCAGCTCGGGCGAGGTCGTCTACTCGGCGTGCAAGGCCGGCGTGATCGGCTTCACGAAGGCGGCGGCGCGCGAGGTGGCGCGGCATCAGGTCACGGTGAACGCCGTCTGTCCGGGTCCGACCGAGACCCGGCTCCTCGCCGAGGTGATGGCGGGCGAGCAGGGCGCGAAGGTCCTGGCGGGCATGCGGCGGGCGATCCCGCTCGGCCGGCTCGGGCGTCCCGAAGACGTCGCCGGCGCGGTGCGCTGGCTCGTTTCGCCGGGCGCCGCCTACGTCACCGGCCAGGTGATCTCGGTCTCGGGCGGCCTCACCATGGCCGGCTGA